A region of Polynucleobacter sp. JS-Mosq-20-D10 DNA encodes the following proteins:
- the sdhD gene encoding succinate dehydrogenase, hydrophobic membrane anchor protein → MPIYQIGPKRLVVGAHYGLKEWIIQRATAIVMVVFTIVLLVDYCITGSATYEGWAALFSNQFMKLLTLLFFISLFYHAWIGIRDIWMDYIKPVSIRLTLQVLTVLYLVACAAYAVQILWKV, encoded by the coding sequence ATGCCTATTTATCAAATTGGACCCAAGCGTTTAGTTGTTGGCGCCCATTACGGCCTAAAAGAGTGGATTATTCAGCGTGCCACAGCCATTGTGATGGTAGTTTTTACGATCGTTCTTTTGGTGGATTACTGCATCACCGGTAGTGCAACTTATGAGGGTTGGGCTGCCTTATTTAGTAACCAATTCATGAAGCTGTTGACGCTACTATTTTTCATCAGCTTGTTCTATCACGCTTGGATCGGTATTCGTGATATCTGGATGGATTACATCAAGCCTGTCAGCATTCGTTTAACACTCCAAGTGTTAACTGTTTTGTATCTTGTAGCCTGTGCGGCCTATGCCGTACAAATTTTGTGGAAAGTGTAA
- the sdhC gene encoding succinate dehydrogenase, cytochrome b556 subunit, whose protein sequence is MVDAQQNVKKDRPVYRNIGLAQLIKYRLPWAGKVSILHRISGASLFLMLPFLLYLLDQSLASEMSYQTFQAITGHALVKIVLLGLIWSFLHHFCAGIRYLLLDLEIGVEKADANRSAIFVFFLGLVLTAIVGLKLFGFY, encoded by the coding sequence ATGGTTGACGCACAGCAAAATGTAAAAAAAGATAGACCCGTTTACCGAAACATTGGTCTTGCTCAGTTAATCAAGTACCGCCTTCCTTGGGCTGGGAAAGTTTCCATTCTTCACCGCATCAGCGGAGCGTCACTGTTCTTGATGTTGCCATTCTTGCTTTATCTCTTAGATCAAAGCTTAGCTTCTGAGATGAGCTACCAAACCTTTCAGGCAATTACGGGTCATGCGCTAGTAAAAATTGTCCTTCTAGGCTTAATTTGGTCCTTTTTGCACCATTTCTGTGCCGGAATTCGCTATCTTTTGTTGGATTTAGAGATTGGGGTTGAAAAAGCTGATGCCAACCGCTCTGCGATCTTTGTATTTTTCTTAGGCCTTGTTTTAACTGCGATTGTTGGCCTCAAACTTTTTGGCTTCTATTAA
- a CDS encoding GntR family transcriptional regulator produces MPLTSEPIASFSPLYEQIKAMILASLQASEWLPGDAIPSEMELAARYAVSQGTVRKAIDELAAQNLLIRRQGKGTFVATHQEEDFQYRFLRLEPDSGEKLHLKNQFLACENIRSDPHIAQLLKLKPEDSIIRIDRVQSSAGRPIVFEEIWLPEARFKGLNLEMLNAWTGPMYAFYESEYATHMVRAEEKIKAILADLELARYLQVSEGAALLSIERVAFTYGNKPVEIRRARYDTDGQHYDNKLN; encoded by the coding sequence TTGCCCCTTACATCCGAACCCATTGCCTCATTTAGCCCGCTCTATGAGCAAATTAAAGCCATGATTCTGGCGAGTTTGCAGGCCTCCGAATGGTTGCCTGGTGATGCAATCCCCAGCGAGATGGAGCTTGCAGCGCGATATGCGGTGAGTCAGGGGACTGTTCGCAAGGCTATTGATGAGTTAGCTGCCCAAAACTTGCTAATACGTCGCCAGGGTAAAGGTACCTTTGTGGCAACCCACCAAGAGGAAGACTTTCAATATCGTTTTTTGCGTTTAGAGCCTGATTCTGGTGAGAAGTTACACCTCAAAAACCAGTTTTTAGCCTGTGAGAACATCCGGTCTGATCCCCATATTGCTCAGTTACTTAAGCTAAAGCCAGAAGATTCGATTATTCGGATCGACCGAGTGCAAAGCTCTGCAGGTCGACCAATCGTTTTTGAAGAAATTTGGTTACCAGAGGCTCGCTTTAAAGGCTTAAATTTAGAGATGCTCAATGCTTGGACTGGCCCGATGTATGCCTTTTATGAGTCTGAATATGCCACGCATATGGTTCGGGCGGAGGAAAAAATTAAGGCCATCTTGGCGGACCTAGAACTTGCAAGATACCTACAAGTTTCCGAGGGCGCCGCCTTACTTTCTATTGAACGTGTGGCTTTCACCTACGGGAATAAACCAGTAGAAATTCGACGCGCAAGATATGACACTGATGGGCAGCATTACGACAATAAATTGAACTAG
- a CDS encoding malate dehydrogenase: MAKAPMRVAVTGAAGQIGYSLLFRIANGDLLGKDQPVILQLLEIPDEKAQKALAGVMMELEDCAFPLLAGMTAHSDPMTAFKDIDVALLVGARPRGPGMERKDLLSANAQIFTAQGKALNAVAKKTVKVLVVGNPANTNAYIAMKSAPDIPAKNFTAMLRLDHNRALSQLANKLNKPVADIEKLVVWGNHSPTMYPDYRFATIDGKSVKDSINDAAWNKDTFIPTVGKRGAAIIEARGLSSAASAANAAIDHVRDWVLGTNGKWVTMGIPSKGEYGIPAEVIYGYPVICENGEYKMVEGLEIDEFSRERMNHTLNELLEEQAGVKHLLS; encoded by the coding sequence ATGGCAAAAGCCCCAATGCGTGTTGCAGTCACCGGTGCAGCCGGTCAAATCGGATATTCCCTACTCTTTCGTATTGCCAATGGCGACTTATTGGGCAAAGATCAGCCAGTTATCCTTCAGTTACTAGAAATTCCAGACGAAAAAGCTCAAAAAGCCCTGGCTGGCGTGATGATGGAGCTCGAAGACTGTGCTTTCCCCCTATTGGCAGGCATGACAGCCCACTCCGACCCAATGACAGCGTTCAAAGATATTGATGTTGCTTTGTTGGTTGGTGCACGTCCACGTGGCCCAGGCATGGAGCGTAAAGATTTACTCTCAGCCAATGCACAGATTTTCACAGCGCAAGGCAAGGCATTGAATGCCGTAGCTAAGAAAACAGTCAAAGTGTTGGTTGTTGGCAATCCAGCAAACACGAATGCCTATATCGCCATGAAATCTGCACCAGATATTCCTGCGAAGAATTTCACAGCAATGCTCCGCCTAGATCACAACCGCGCGCTCTCACAATTAGCTAACAAGCTGAACAAGCCAGTTGCTGATATCGAGAAACTCGTTGTGTGGGGCAACCATAGCCCAACAATGTACCCAGACTATCGCTTTGCCACCATCGATGGTAAGTCTGTCAAAGACAGCATCAACGATGCAGCATGGAATAAAGATACCTTCATTCCTACAGTTGGTAAACGTGGCGCTGCCATTATTGAAGCCCGTGGCCTATCTTCTGCAGCATCTGCAGCTAATGCAGCAATTGATCATGTGCGCGATTGGGTTCTCGGCACCAATGGTAAGTGGGTCACTATGGGTATTCCATCTAAAGGCGAATACGGCATTCCTGCTGAAGTAATCTATGGTTACCCAGTGATTTGCGAAAACGGCGAATACAAGATGGTGGAAGGTTTGGAAATTGATGAGTTCTCTCGCGAACGCATGAATCACACGCTGAATGAATTGCTTGAAGAGCAAGCTGGTGTTAAGCATCTTCTCTCATAA
- a CDS encoding DUF2863 family protein produces the protein MAVHRTKSSQRTSPDVERLVADAISLAASGSHIEDQFWEERLNVRLMRLLRSQNQNVIDASLDQTFRINTLAFEVLADCAETLAESLVMENEGQNWDVLLLALPIVAHTRYQIPSGALPANVIESTAAALHNSIASTDTRLAIVPWLYSIDQMPHSHCQTRLLTEALASAAITASEVKLELRDMSETIAVLADPRFIIAAVAAPSGMPLFRWQAEVPAHQERGVSLIGWQNAMQEPIAALLPGCEFELLLPEAYFTNCRLADKQVRPLSIRAAVNFLESTLGVMPAGLSCVVGAFGEDQADEYRISFSLKGSSEVVYGVIWPLYDRESVANDALNDLSDDESPMKRIADALRNAGVEDVFRHAMLFDPELCDDCGAPLFPDRSGDAVHAELPDDAPTQQPLFH, from the coding sequence ATGGCTGTTCATCGCACTAAATCCTCGCAACGCACTTCACCAGATGTTGAGCGCCTAGTAGCAGATGCTATCTCTTTGGCGGCTTCTGGCAGTCATATTGAAGACCAATTTTGGGAGGAGCGCTTAAATGTTCGCTTAATGCGTCTTCTGAGAAGTCAAAATCAAAATGTGATTGATGCTTCCTTAGATCAAACGTTTCGCATTAATACGCTAGCATTTGAGGTGCTTGCGGATTGTGCTGAGACGCTGGCTGAATCCTTAGTGATGGAGAATGAGGGTCAGAATTGGGATGTGCTGCTATTGGCTTTGCCAATCGTTGCCCACACCCGCTATCAGATTCCCTCTGGGGCATTGCCGGCGAATGTGATTGAATCTACTGCCGCGGCATTGCATAACTCAATAGCTTCTACGGACACACGCTTAGCGATTGTTCCCTGGCTATACAGTATTGATCAAATGCCGCACTCCCACTGCCAAACACGTTTGCTAACCGAGGCTTTAGCTAGCGCCGCTATTACCGCTAGTGAGGTTAAGTTAGAGCTGCGCGATATGTCAGAGACCATTGCGGTTTTAGCCGATCCACGCTTTATCATCGCCGCCGTTGCCGCTCCTTCTGGGATGCCATTATTCCGTTGGCAAGCTGAGGTGCCAGCACATCAAGAGCGTGGCGTAAGCTTAATTGGCTGGCAAAACGCGATGCAGGAACCTATCGCTGCGCTCTTGCCGGGTTGCGAGTTTGAGCTCTTATTGCCAGAGGCGTATTTCACAAACTGTCGATTAGCGGATAAACAAGTGCGTCCACTGAGTATTCGAGCCGCTGTGAATTTTCTTGAGAGCACTCTCGGAGTAATGCCTGCTGGATTGTCCTGCGTAGTTGGGGCTTTTGGCGAGGATCAGGCTGATGAGTATCGAATTTCTTTTAGCTTAAAAGGTTCTTCTGAAGTTGTATACGGAGTGATTTGGCCCTTGTATGATCGCGAGAGTGTTGCCAACGATGCGCTCAATGATTTGTCTGATGATGAAAGTCCCATGAAGCGCATTGCAGATGCGCTTCGTAATGCTGGTGTTGAAGACGTCTTCCGTCATGCCATGCTCTTTGACCCAGAGCTTTGCGATGACTGTGGTGCGCCGCTGTTCCCAGACCGATCTGGTGATGCTGTGCATGCTGAGTTGCCAGACGATGCGCCGACACAGCAACCCTTGTTTCATTAA
- the yaaA gene encoding peroxide stress protein YaaA, giving the protein MLIVLSPAKSLDYKTPVKVKASTLPEFVSESAKLIADLKKLSPQEVADLMGLSDPLAALNVGRYRDWSKKFTDANSKPAIYAFDGDVYDGFDVKTLNNKAMDFAQDHIRILSGLYGALRPLDLMQPYRLEMGTSFKNARGKDLYAFWGERVTDSLKKLLEQQKKPVLLNLASEEYFKVLQAKNLDCPVISPVFQDGKDGKYKIISFYAKRARGLMARYVVENRITDPVDLKGFNLDGYKYVASESKPEKPLFRRPERK; this is encoded by the coding sequence ATGTTGATCGTCCTTTCACCCGCAAAATCCCTAGATTACAAAACCCCAGTCAAGGTCAAGGCTTCAACCTTGCCAGAGTTTGTCTCGGAATCGGCCAAGTTGATAGCTGATCTAAAGAAGCTCTCGCCTCAGGAGGTCGCCGATCTGATGGGTCTCTCTGACCCGTTGGCCGCATTGAATGTGGGTCGTTATCGTGATTGGTCCAAGAAATTTACGGATGCCAATAGCAAACCGGCTATTTATGCTTTTGATGGCGACGTCTATGACGGATTTGACGTAAAGACACTGAATAACAAAGCCATGGATTTTGCGCAAGATCATATTCGTATCTTGTCAGGCTTATATGGCGCTCTTCGCCCCCTAGATTTAATGCAGCCTTACCGCTTGGAGATGGGCACTTCCTTTAAAAATGCCCGAGGCAAGGATCTATACGCTTTTTGGGGCGAACGTGTGACTGACTCACTAAAGAAGTTGTTGGAACAACAAAAGAAGCCTGTGCTTCTCAATTTAGCTTCTGAAGAATATTTCAAGGTATTGCAAGCCAAAAACTTGGATTGCCCGGTGATTTCTCCGGTATTCCAAGACGGTAAGGATGGTAAATACAAAATTATCTCCTTCTACGCTAAGCGAGCTAGGGGATTGATGGCTCGCTATGTTGTTGAAAACCGGATCACCGATCCCGTAGATTTGAAGGGTTTTAATTTGGATGGTTACAAATATGTTGCCTCCGAATCTAAACCAGAAAAACCGTTATTTAGACGTCCCGAGAGAAAGTAG
- a CDS encoding methionine aminotransferase, whose product MDQNLALSPDFPSRLPKVGTTVFTIMSALAAKHQAINLGQGFPDFSCDRKLISEVHEAMLADHNQYPPMMGIAELRQGVSKKISTLYGHEYDPDTEITITAGGTQGIMTAILCCVSPGDEVVIIEPAYDSYRPSIDLAGGKTIAVSLTANRDDQGMVSSFSIPWDDLAKAINTKTRLVMINTPHNPTGMVWQASDLERLANLVKNTNALILSDEVYEHMVFDGHQHISIASHPELAARSFLISSFGKTYHVTGWKMGYVAAPAAMMKEFRKVHQFNVFTVNTPMQYGLAKYLKNADHYLGLPSFYQAKRDYFSQGLQQTKFKLLPAPASYFQCVNYTKLGIPQAKLSEADFCSWLTTEIGVAAIPVSAFYAKPVESGVIRFCFAKKEKTLSTALERLQTL is encoded by the coding sequence ATGGACCAAAACCTCGCCCTAAGCCCAGACTTTCCAAGTCGCCTACCCAAGGTGGGCACAACCGTATTTACGATCATGTCAGCCCTCGCTGCAAAGCATCAAGCCATTAATTTAGGGCAAGGTTTTCCAGACTTTTCATGCGATCGAAAGCTCATATCCGAGGTTCATGAGGCAATGCTGGCTGATCATAATCAATATCCACCTATGATGGGAATTGCTGAGTTACGCCAGGGTGTGTCAAAAAAAATATCGACTTTATACGGTCATGAATATGATCCCGATACAGAGATCACTATTACTGCCGGCGGCACCCAAGGAATCATGACGGCTATTTTGTGCTGCGTCAGTCCAGGCGATGAAGTTGTCATCATTGAACCCGCCTACGATAGCTATCGCCCATCAATTGATCTAGCGGGAGGCAAAACGATTGCCGTATCTTTGACTGCCAATCGCGATGATCAAGGAATGGTGAGTTCTTTTTCAATACCCTGGGATGATCTAGCAAAAGCAATCAATACAAAAACGCGGCTCGTTATGATTAATACACCGCACAATCCAACTGGCATGGTGTGGCAGGCATCAGATCTTGAGCGCCTGGCAAATTTAGTCAAAAATACGAATGCGCTGATCTTGAGCGATGAGGTCTACGAACACATGGTATTTGATGGACATCAACATATTAGTATTGCAAGTCACCCTGAATTAGCAGCGCGTAGTTTTCTGATATCCAGTTTTGGCAAAACCTATCATGTCACCGGCTGGAAGATGGGCTATGTAGCAGCACCTGCAGCGATGATGAAAGAGTTTCGTAAGGTCCATCAGTTCAACGTATTTACCGTGAACACGCCAATGCAATATGGTCTTGCCAAATACCTCAAGAATGCAGATCACTACTTAGGATTACCATCCTTTTATCAAGCTAAGCGGGATTACTTTAGCCAAGGTTTGCAGCAAACCAAGTTCAAGTTACTACCAGCTCCAGCAAGCTATTTTCAGTGCGTCAATTACACCAAGCTGGGCATCCCCCAGGCTAAATTAAGCGAAGCAGATTTTTGCTCCTGGCTAACCACCGAGATTGGCGTAGCAGCCATTCCGGTCTCTGCTTTTTACGCTAAGCCAGTTGAGTCAGGCGTGATCCGTTTTTGTTTTGCTAAAAAAGAAAAGACGCTTTCAACCGCATTAGAGCGTTTACAAACCCTGTAG
- a CDS encoding glutathione binding-like protein yields the protein MIDVYSWPTPNGHKVHIMLEECGYKLGKDWIAHPIDIGAGDQFKKEFLAISPNNKIPAITDPNGPDGKPIHLFESGAILLYLAAKTGKFLPKSTRGKYEVLQWLMFQMGGLGPLLGQNHHFRIYAPEKIDYAINRYTNEAKRLYGVIDHQLKDNSYIAGKSYSIADIAIFPWTRNWKNQGIDINEYPHFKRWFEMIGERPAVKRGVEVLTALRKPLHDDKAREQLFGSSQYQKRK from the coding sequence ATCATTGACGTTTATAGCTGGCCAACGCCAAATGGACATAAGGTTCACATCATGCTCGAGGAGTGTGGCTATAAGTTAGGTAAAGACTGGATTGCCCATCCAATTGATATTGGAGCTGGAGATCAGTTTAAGAAAGAATTCTTGGCAATCAGCCCGAATAACAAGATTCCAGCTATAACCGATCCAAATGGGCCCGACGGCAAGCCCATCCATCTATTTGAATCTGGCGCAATCTTGCTATACCTAGCAGCCAAAACGGGAAAGTTTTTACCTAAATCTACCCGAGGCAAATATGAGGTGTTGCAATGGCTCATGTTCCAAATGGGCGGCCTAGGACCACTTTTAGGGCAAAACCACCACTTTCGAATCTACGCCCCAGAGAAAATTGATTACGCAATTAACCGTTATACCAATGAAGCTAAGCGCCTGTATGGAGTAATAGACCATCAATTGAAAGATAATTCTTATATTGCCGGCAAAAGTTACTCCATAGCAGATATTGCCATCTTCCCTTGGACGCGTAACTGGAAGAATCAAGGTATTGATATCAACGAATATCCTCATTTCAAGCGTTGGTTTGAAATGATTGGTGAACGCCCTGCCGTTAAGCGTGGCGTTGAAGTATTAACTGCATTGCGTAAGCCCTTGCACGATGACAAAGCAAGAGAGCAATTATTTGGTTCATCACAGTATCAAAAAAGGAAATAG
- a CDS encoding 3-hydroxybutyryl-CoA dehydrogenase yields the protein MKIQSVGVIGAGTMGNGIAQVCAVAGLDVVMVDISDAAVERGLNQISKSLDRLVKKETLTNEDKDAALKRIQGGTSYTELKGLQLVIEAATENQAVKEKILKQVDEIVGKETIIATNTSSLSITKLAALDSNPGRFIGMHFFNPPPMMALVEVIRGLQTSDTTHAAIIEMAKRIGKEPITVKNSPGFVVNRILLPMINEAFFVLHEGLASPEDIDAGMKLGCNQPIGPLALADLIGLDTCLAVMEVYFENFSDSKYRPCPLLREMVAAGYLGRKSGRGVYTYDQ from the coding sequence ATGAAGATTCAATCAGTCGGAGTCATTGGGGCGGGTACGATGGGCAATGGTATTGCGCAGGTCTGCGCAGTTGCCGGTCTTGATGTCGTCATGGTTGATATCAGCGATGCTGCTGTTGAACGCGGCTTAAATCAAATTAGCAAAAGCTTAGATCGCTTAGTGAAAAAAGAAACGCTCACCAATGAGGATAAAGATGCTGCACTTAAACGCATCCAAGGTGGAACTTCATATACCGAACTCAAGGGACTTCAACTAGTCATTGAGGCTGCTACCGAGAACCAAGCAGTCAAAGAAAAGATTCTGAAGCAGGTTGATGAGATCGTCGGCAAAGAAACTATTATTGCCACCAATACTTCTTCACTATCCATTACCAAGCTTGCTGCCTTAGATTCCAATCCCGGCCGTTTCATTGGTATGCACTTTTTCAATCCGCCACCGATGATGGCATTGGTTGAAGTGATTCGAGGCTTGCAAACCTCAGACACAACCCACGCCGCCATTATTGAGATGGCCAAACGGATTGGCAAAGAGCCCATCACCGTCAAGAACTCTCCTGGCTTTGTAGTAAACCGTATTTTGTTGCCAATGATTAACGAAGCTTTTTTTGTCCTGCACGAAGGCCTTGCTAGCCCCGAAGATATAGATGCCGGCATGAAATTGGGCTGCAATCAGCCGATTGGTCCACTCGCTTTAGCCGATTTAATTGGTCTCGATACATGCTTAGCTGTTATGGAAGTCTATTTTGAGAACTTCAGTGACTCTAAGTATCGCCCTTGCCCACTGCTGCGCGAGATGGTTGCAGCTGGTTACCTCGGTCGCAAGTCTGGACGCGGCGTCTATACCTACGATCAATGA
- a CDS encoding DUF3429 domain-containing protein, which yields MNPLPPLVTKLAYAGLIPFIGLALMVQLAPTPLNYLSAESLAGYGAVITAFMGALHWGANLHTLGKIPRGDRWGDRNAWIWGVIPALVAWLALHIYIPVGLVILASALVIQRNIDKETYRYYFSNEAALHAFITLRNRLTLVSAGCLIWAALVILFVQN from the coding sequence GTGAACCCATTACCCCCTCTAGTTACTAAATTAGCCTATGCCGGCCTAATTCCTTTTATTGGTCTCGCACTGATGGTGCAGCTAGCTCCAACCCCACTCAATTATTTAAGTGCTGAGTCGCTAGCTGGTTACGGGGCGGTGATCACTGCATTCATGGGTGCCTTGCATTGGGGCGCCAATCTACATACCCTAGGCAAAATACCCCGAGGCGATCGGTGGGGAGATCGCAACGCATGGATCTGGGGCGTAATACCTGCATTAGTTGCCTGGCTTGCACTACACATTTACATACCAGTTGGCCTCGTCATCTTGGCATCAGCATTAGTGATTCAGCGTAATATTGATAAAGAAACTTATCGATATTACTTTTCCAATGAAGCAGCGCTTCATGCATTCATCACCTTACGAAATCGACTTACATTAGTTTCTGCTGGATGCTTAATTTGGGCAGCGTTGGTTATTTTGTTTGTACAGAATTAA
- a CDS encoding replication-associated recombination protein A, translating into MGNLFDQAPPPPLAEVLRPQSIEEVIGQTHLLAAGKPLNLAFGSGKPHSMILWGPPGVGKTTLARLSAKAFDREFIAISAVLAGVKEIREAIEQAQQNMSQYGRQTILFVDEIHRFNKSQQDALLPHVESGLFNFIGATTENPSFEVNSALLSRAQVYVLKSLNAEELKQLFDRACNYAMPDIPFEPNAIDSLISQADGDARRLLNLVEQLHNAVSTPNSRILKVDQQFIENALTVQARRFDKGGDHFYDQISALHKSVRGSNPDAALYWFCRMLDGGADPRYLARRIIRMAWEDIGLADPRAMQLANDAAQTFERLGSPEGELALGQAVVYLAIAAKSNASYQAYNAARAYVASDQSKPVPNHLRNAPTKLMKELGHGKEYRYAHDEPHAYAAGETYLPDGMAEPHWYQPVDRGLESQIAEKMAFLRKLDEESK; encoded by the coding sequence ATGGGCAATCTATTTGATCAAGCACCTCCGCCACCATTAGCGGAAGTCTTGCGCCCACAATCCATAGAAGAAGTAATCGGACAGACACATCTTCTCGCAGCTGGTAAACCACTTAATCTCGCATTTGGATCAGGTAAGCCACATTCGATGATTCTCTGGGGCCCTCCGGGAGTTGGCAAGACCACTCTGGCAAGACTTTCAGCAAAAGCCTTTGATCGAGAATTTATTGCAATTTCAGCTGTGCTTGCCGGAGTAAAAGAAATTCGCGAGGCTATTGAGCAAGCCCAACAGAACATGTCTCAATATGGCAGACAAACTATATTATTTGTTGATGAGATTCATCGATTTAATAAAAGTCAGCAAGATGCTTTACTACCCCATGTTGAGTCTGGATTATTTAACTTTATTGGCGCCACAACTGAAAACCCCTCATTTGAGGTGAACTCAGCCCTGCTCTCACGCGCACAAGTCTATGTGCTGAAATCATTAAATGCTGAGGAGCTTAAGCAGTTGTTTGATCGAGCATGTAATTATGCGATGCCCGATATTCCTTTTGAACCAAATGCAATTGATAGTTTAATTTCTCAAGCAGATGGTGATGCTAGGCGTTTGCTGAATCTAGTTGAGCAGTTGCACAATGCTGTCTCAACACCAAACTCTCGGATTCTTAAAGTAGACCAGCAGTTTATTGAAAACGCTTTAACAGTCCAGGCACGTCGTTTTGATAAAGGCGGAGACCACTTTTACGATCAAATATCTGCTTTACATAAATCAGTGCGCGGCTCTAATCCTGATGCTGCGCTGTATTGGTTTTGCCGGATGCTGGATGGCGGTGCAGACCCTCGATATCTTGCACGCAGAATTATTCGCATGGCCTGGGAAGATATTGGACTTGCCGATCCCAGGGCGATGCAACTTGCTAATGATGCAGCTCAAACTTTTGAGCGGCTTGGTTCACCGGAAGGTGAATTAGCGCTAGGTCAAGCCGTTGTCTATTTAGCGATCGCCGCCAAAAGTAATGCAAGCTATCAAGCGTACAACGCGGCAAGAGCTTATGTTGCTAGCGACCAAAGTAAGCCTGTACCTAACCATTTACGCAATGCCCCAACTAAACTCATGAAAGAGTTGGGTCACGGTAAAGAATATCGTTATGCACACGATGAGCCACATGCCTATGCGGCTGGAGAAACCTACTTACCCGATGGAATGGCAGAGCCCCATTGGTACCAACCGGTTGATCGGGGCTTAGAAAGTCAGATTGCTGAGAAAATGGCTTTCTTGCGGAAGTTAGATGAGGAGTCGAAATAG
- a CDS encoding 2-hydroxychromene-2-carboxylate isomerase: MTQDQADEKRIKGTLYYDIISPFSYFYIKQRHRLEKHVDIQPVPILLGGLLRATDNRGPGEIEAKRPHTYQYCVWLAEKLGLPFRFPEHHPFLTVAAQRLLVGQDAQWNMVERAFEYVWVEGKDPNLSWPEFCQYLGLAEDTPKPDTPEVKVKLISNTERAKADGAFGVPTLVINGHAFWGVDTIDWALDYLDRPNMFKDVAYRYAGQVPSGL, encoded by the coding sequence ATGACTCAAGATCAAGCAGACGAAAAACGGATTAAAGGGACGCTCTACTACGACATCATTTCCCCATTTTCATATTTTTATATCAAGCAACGCCATCGCCTAGAAAAACACGTAGACATACAACCTGTGCCCATCTTATTAGGCGGCCTACTCCGCGCGACCGATAACCGCGGGCCTGGGGAGATAGAAGCCAAACGCCCCCATACTTATCAATATTGCGTATGGCTCGCTGAAAAGTTAGGTCTACCTTTTCGCTTTCCAGAACACCACCCTTTTCTTACCGTTGCAGCACAGCGTCTGCTAGTTGGGCAAGATGCACAATGGAACATGGTTGAGCGCGCGTTTGAGTATGTTTGGGTAGAAGGTAAAGATCCCAATTTATCTTGGCCAGAGTTTTGCCAATACCTTGGCTTAGCAGAAGACACTCCAAAACCAGATACGCCAGAGGTTAAAGTCAAGCTAATTAGTAATACAGAAAGGGCAAAAGCTGATGGTGCATTTGGTGTGCCAACCCTTGTTATCAATGGTCATGCTTTTTGGGGTGTTGACACCATCGATTGGGCCTTAGATTATCTAGATAGGCCGAATATGTTTAAAGATGTGGCTTATCGCTATGCTGGTCAAGTCCCCTCTGGGCTTTGA
- a CDS encoding peptidylprolyl isomerase yields the protein MRKIIASLFLVSSLIASGASFAGPKVEFKTTMGNFVVELDSVKAPKTSANFLNYVNSGFYNGTIFHRVIDGFMIQGGGFTPDLTQKPTNAPVVSEAQNGLKNQTYTIAMARTSDPDSATAQFFINVKDNESLNYPNAMGNGYTVFGTVISGTQTIDAIRKIPTMVASSPRMGRMSDVPSKTVAIESATVLK from the coding sequence ATGCGCAAAATTATTGCTTCCCTATTTTTAGTTTCCAGCCTCATTGCTAGTGGCGCAAGCTTTGCCGGGCCTAAGGTGGAATTTAAAACCACCATGGGCAATTTTGTTGTTGAGCTTGATTCAGTCAAGGCCCCAAAAACTTCAGCCAACTTTTTGAACTATGTCAATAGTGGTTTTTATAACGGGACTATTTTTCACCGCGTGATAGATGGCTTCATGATTCAGGGCGGTGGATTTACTCCGGACTTGACCCAAAAACCGACTAATGCGCCTGTGGTTTCAGAAGCTCAAAATGGTCTTAAGAATCAAACTTACACTATCGCTATGGCGCGTACTTCTGACCCCGATTCAGCAACAGCCCAGTTTTTTATTAATGTTAAAGATAATGAGAGCTTGAATTATCCAAATGCGATGGGTAATGGCTATACCGTTTTCGGTACAGTTATTTCCGGCACTCAAACAATTGATGCTATTCGCAAAATCCCAACAATGGTGGCATCATCGCCAAGAATGGGTCGCATGTCAGACGTACCTAGCAAGACAGTCGCAATTGAATCAGCCACTGTTTTAAAGTAA